Below is a genomic region from Streptomyces sp. NBC_00461.
CGGCGCCCCGCGTTCGCGATCGACACGAAGTCGTCGCCCACCTTGAAGATGACCACGCCCCGCACCTTGAGCGGAATGCCCTGGTGGGTCACGCAGTCCACATGCAGTTCGGTCTCGTTCAGGTCGAGCGAGAGCTTGCGCACCGCCTGCACACCGGGCAGCACCAGCGTGCCCCGCCCGGTGACGATGCGGAATCCCATGCCCTCCTCCAAGCCCTCCGTGCGGTGCTTGGAGCCGGAGATGATCAGTGCCTCGTTGGGTTCCGCGACACGCCACATCATCTTGAACAGACCGATCAGAACGGCGATGGCAACAACCGCCACCCCCGCAACGACGCCGACGATCATCGGCATACGCCCCCTTTGCATGGTGCCCTTTCGGCACCGAACGAAGGGAGTGTGCTCCTGCCCGAGGCCCGGGTGAAGACGCTGGCCAATCCTTGTCACGTTCTTGACGCAAGCGCTCTCACCTGGGGCTGAGCACGCTCAACTGTCGTACGCGGCCGTGACGTAGACCGTCCTCGGTGGCAGGTACTCCACCACCATCACCACCGTGCCCCGCTCGATCCGGACCGTCCCGGTGGCCGGATAGGCGAGGAAGTGCTCCGCCCCGCCCCGCACCCGGACGATCACCTCGCCGACGAGCCCGGGCCCGACCGTTCCGGTGACCCGCCCCATGAGCCCGACCATCGACGCATCGTCCATGGCCACAGGGTAAGTGCCGAACCGGCCTAGGCCGCCGGGAAGTCGGTGGCGATCTGCTGCGCCGGCCACGCCTCGTGCCAGCGCAGTTGCGCCTCCAGCTGCGCGGCCAGTGAGATCAACAGCGGTTCGCTGCCGTCCGGTCCGAGCAGTTGCGCCCCGACGGGCAGCCCGCCGTCGACGAATCCGGCCGGGACGTTCACGCCGGGCCAGCCCAGCACGTTCCACGGCCAGGCGTACGGGCAGGCGGCGATCATCGCGCGGTCCGTGGCGAAGCCGCTCAGCTGCAGCATCGAGCCGATGCGCGGCGGGGGCGCGGCCGTCGTCGGCGCGAGGACCACGTCGTACGACGCGAAGAAGCCGCCGATACGACGGTGCAGCACCGCCTCCGCCCGCCGTGCCGCCCTGAGCGGCGCCCCGCCGAGCAGCCGGCCCAGCCGGGCGGCGCCGTGGGTGCGCCGGTCGAGCAGCGCGGGGAAGGGCGCCTCGCGGACCCGTTCGGCGAGGCCGACGGTGGCACGGGGGACGAAGGTGAGCCCGATCCGGCCGTACGGCGGGTCGGCCTCCTCCACGACGTGCCCCAACCCGCTGAGTTTCTCGGCGAGTTGGAGTACCTGGGTGCGTACCTGCGGCTGGAGGCGCGCGGGCAGGGCGGTGAACGGCGGCTTGAGGGCGAGCGCGATGCGCAGTCGGCCGGGCTCACGGCCGGCCGCCTCGGAGGCGTTGATGGCGGGGGGCCGGTGCGGGTCGTGCTCGTGGTTGCCACTCGCCGCGTCGAGGAGCAGTGCCGCGTCCGCGACCGTACGGGCCAGGGTGCCGTTGACGGTGATGCCCTGGAAGGACTCGCCGCGCGGCCAGGTGGAGATGCGGCCGCGCTGCGGCTTGATGCCGATGAGATGGGTCCAGGAGGCGGGGATGCGCACGGATCCGGCGCCGTCCGAACCGAGGGCGGCCGGCACGAGACCGGCGGCGACGGCGGCGGCCGACCCGCCGGACGAGCCGCCCGGGGTGTGTTCCGGGCTCCAGGGATTGCGGGTCGCGCCGAACGCGGGTCCCTCGGTGAATGGCCACTGCCCGAACTCGCAGGTGTTGGTCTTGCCGACGATCACGGCGCCGGCCGCCCGCAACCGCCGTACGGCCTCACTGTCCTCGGCGACCGGCGGGAACTGCCCGTCGCAGCCGAAGGCGGTCGGCTCACCGGCCACGTCCGTGTCGTCCTTGACCGCCACCGGGACGCCGAGCAGCGG
It encodes:
- a CDS encoding amidase — encoded protein: MTPDRSAGLLETARALADGTVTSQALVERTLARIEATQTSLNAFRLVRAEAALAEAEAADKELAAGVRRPLLGVPVAVKDDTDVAGEPTAFGCDGQFPPVAEDSEAVRRLRAAGAVIVGKTNTCEFGQWPFTEGPAFGATRNPWSPEHTPGGSSGGSAAAVAAGLVPAALGSDGAGSVRIPASWTHLIGIKPQRGRISTWPRGESFQGITVNGTLARTVADAALLLDAASGNHEHDPHRPPAINASEAAGREPGRLRIALALKPPFTALPARLQPQVRTQVLQLAEKLSGLGHVVEEADPPYGRIGLTFVPRATVGLAERVREAPFPALLDRRTHGAARLGRLLGGAPLRAARRAEAVLHRRIGGFFASYDVVLAPTTAAPPPRIGSMLQLSGFATDRAMIAACPYAWPWNVLGWPGVNVPAGFVDGGLPVGAQLLGPDGSEPLLISLAAQLEAQLRWHEAWPAQQIATDFPAA